The nucleotide sequence CTATTGTAATTTTACTGGCAGGATCGTAATGTGTTACATATTTCCCATATTACCTTAAAgtcattttataaaataaaccaCAATAGTAAGATGATAATCTAACATGAGAAATTTGCCACAAGTGGTTTTATCTTAAGCGTATCAACAATTACTAATAgaattggttatttttttttgactttttttgtgaagTAAACTCACATATAGTCGGCTTATCCCTATAAGTGTTTTTATGCCTCATCTACTTTACTaatcccaaataaaaaaatgaacaaaaaataaacagagaaTATATAAAGGACCTGAAGTCTTTGTGGCTGAGAAAAACTCAGGAAATAATGCTTCCCAAAAATTGGCAGGACACAATACTTTACTCAGCCTACAGCAGCAACACtgcttcagaaagaaaaaaaaaacatacacacaaccaGACCCATTtattataaatacaaaaatgaagtaaaatgtttttctgtcttttaagtTTAACAGGAAATGTGGCCAAATGAATAAAACGTTTAAATATGCCACAAACAGCAAACTCTATTTTTGCCTTTAGCATTTTATCACCTGTGGAGGTCTTTGccattttgctgttttaaagtgTTTAGTCATTTTCGACAGGAGAAAAACGAACTTTGCTTAAACCATGAAATAAGAAGTGTGCTAGTCTTGAACAGGAgacctaaaaaaacaagtttctgaAAAAGTCTCTGGTTGCAGAAAATTGAGGAAGTGACTGTGTAATTACTTAAACGTATGAGGCCAGGACTGTAGGTATATTAGTTTGAAAGCACAACATAAGAAAAAATTCCAGTACAAGTCGTTTGCTGTTCAATTAATACCTGGCTGTAGTTAACTTATAAGTTGCCTAAAATATAGGAGGTAGCTCACTGAATTACatacacaagaaaaacacaataaccTTACGCTTGACTATGGCAGAAATCAACACCATGGCCCAGGTGTTCATGCATCTGCTGCTCCAGTCAGAGAAATTGCATTTTTCAACAGTAAGTGATACATGATCAATCAACTGGTCAGCTGTTCAACTTCCCATTATTACAGTAGTGAAAGCATAAAGATGACCGTACAACAGCAACCCCCCCTAAACAAAAGAGCAGGGGTCAGCATTGTCCCAGCTCCTTTACACTCCCTTGCATGCTTTAATGATGTGGCTCTCAGAGCCAACGATTTTGTTTCTTGCAAAACAAGAGCCAACTCTCATGTTTTCACTACTTGGGCTCATTCATAGGTAGCTCATCGGTGTTTGGTTAACATCATGGTGATGAAGAACTTCAAAGGGTGGGAGAAAAGGCAACAAATCATATCCCCAGCAGTCAGCCAGCTCCACCACTAGAGGACCAAGTGGAGGAGAACCCACAAACATGTGTTGTGTGGGGATAGTATGAGGAAAAAGCCACGGCTGTACTGCACTCCTCCAATAGCAGAAAAAGCACTGAGGTCAGATCCTCAATTTTCCCACACCGGGTGAAGTCAATAAAAAGGAAGCTGTGTTTTGTGgcatttgttttttccaatGATATCCTCTAATAAACTGGAAAGATCATCAATGTATTTTAGCCGAAATCAACCAAATGCCCCCAATCTTTGTGAACATTTCAGGGGATAGAGAAGAAGGGCAAACACCCTAACTCCTGTCTTATGTGAGAGAACAGCCTCCAAACCTCAACCACCATCAGTGTCTGTAAGCTGATCCATGATCCGAGGTCATCCCATGCAAGCGAGACATTTCTGGTCCAGGCCCAAAGACTATGGGCTTATTTCATGCAGAATTTTCTGTTTCACCAATAAATCTTTCAATCATATGACCACGATCTGTCcgtatttaaataaaagggaGAGAAAAATCTCCAGAGTGTGACAGagctgcttaacccttgtgctgtcttagatgaccccacccttgcaatgacatgttctccctaccatgacaaaggtggatgaaggtggaaatatttcatttaatccatggacaccagtgaggatcacaaatcattgaagaaaaaaggttcagtgcattgtctagtgggtctagatgacccaactcccgatgttaaagtgcctaggatagcacgagggttacaggagaaacatttataaagaaaaagatctcTTGTGGTCTTTTCACGGCCAGTAAACAAGCAGGCTCTACATATTTACACATAATATAAGTCTGTTTGATCAATTGTGCACAACATCTACATTTATAACCAGCAAACGTTGCTGTGAGGGCAGAACCCACTGCCCCACAGCTAAGTTAAgttcatttgttatatttttcttttgaataaaccatttcattttatttcacacatttcaTAACAAAATTGACTTAATGACTTGTGCACACATTTAGttaattttatattgttttgagTAATTCTATTCTTTGAGTTCTGTTTGAGGCCTGATGCTGGGGCAGAGGCTGGAGCAGGAAACTTCCTGATGATGTGGCAgtgggaggagctgaagaagttcCTGATGACTTGGAAAGGGAGGAGCATGGACAACTTCCATTTGGAGAAGATGGAGGGGAAAGACGAAGTGTATTCTTATGTTGgactattgtttgtattttttggaataTGTTAAGCTTGCTTTGAGGTACAAGTTCAGTTTCTGTTGAAGCGttaaattactagtaatttactactttaattaatatttaggttttgaatgttttgtatttgtgctCCCCTCCCTATTGTGTcattggtctgatcagccagtaTAAAATCTCCCTAATGTTTCCTGTAAGGGGGTCAGTTTGAGTTCAGttggtttgagcttttgttattgattcgctcagttacatttttgttaagttgaCCCCATTTTAATTTGAGCCCCTGTCGTGTTGtgttgggtaaaataaaaatccctgaTTTGAAGATCTTTTTGTCCTGTGGCTCAATCTCTGCCGAGCAGACCCTGACaactggtgtcagaagtgggataacCCCACCATGagcccaggtttttttttttttttccaataatttTTTGTACTTTCCCCTTTTTCTAATCCTTCATCCTCTTGGATTTTGAGTTATGCAGAAAAGTGGACGCAACATGAGAGGAGCCAAGGATGGCCCATTACCCCCTAAAATGACACAGGAGCAGCCAGATGAGGATCAGGAGGAAAATGGAGCTTCTGGAGGAGTGGACAGCTCTGAGGGCACAGGTAACGAGCCAAGTGTTGCAGACCTGGTCTCTATTTTTCGGTCTCACATGAGTCAGCAGGAAGCCAGAGATGCCAGGCAAATGGAAGAAAGTGCTCGACAAGAAAAACGATTCAGAGCACTCCAGCATCAGTTTCAACTACTGCAATTGGAAGTTCAGGCACGTACCACCTCAACACCTGAACTGGTTTTACCAGAGCCTGAACTTTCCAACCGGGGACCTCTAAAGACGGCTGACATTCCTCATGTAAACCCCAGTAATGTGGCTGAGGATCCAACATGCCAACCATCAGGTCAGTTCCGTCTGTATGAGCCTCGACTAGAAAAATTCACAGACAATGATGATGTGGAACATTATCTAATCACATTTGAACGGATTGCGCTAGCTTgtcagtggaaaaaaagagaatgggTTTTCCATCTCATCCCTTTACTCACGGGCAAGGCTAGAGCTGCATATGTACAAATGGATATTGATGAGGCCCTGGATTATGATAATGTTAAAGCTGCAATTTTGTCAAAGTTTAACATCAACCCAGAGAACTACAGACAAAGATTTCGTTCTCTGGAGATACATGCTGATGAAAGCCCAAGAGAGCTTTATGCCAGGCTCAAAGAGCTCTACCTGAAGTGGATCCAGCCAATGGGTAAAACTGCTAATGAAATTGGTGAACTGATCATTTTGGAGCAATACTTGAGGATGCTTTCTCCTGAGCTGCAGGTGTGGATACGAGAACATAAGCCAGAGTCAGCAGCAGAAGCTGCTAAGATGGCAGAGGTGTTTGTTGCTGCCCGCCACAGGGGACAACCATGGAGTTATACTGCCTGGAAGGAGAAAGATGGCAACAACCCAGCTCCTCAGTATCGGCAACGAGCAGCCAGTAATGTGGGTGTGCAGTCGGTAAGGGGAGGCCAACCAGCCAGAGTACCAATTTGCTATCTATGTGGAGTAGAAGGACACACCAAACCCATGTGTCCTAAAAAGACAAAGCTCACTCAAATGTGTGTGGCTCCACGCTTTGAAGCACCTGAGGGGCCTCCGGTGGGAGTGAAGTTGACACCTGTAGAAGTAAATGGAGAATTAATGACTGCTCTCATTGATACTGGCAGCGACCAGACTCTGGTGCATCAGCAATTCATCTCACCTCATCTGATCACTACAAAAACAATCCCAGTTTGTTGTGTACATGGAGATAAGAAATCCTATCCCACAGCAGATGTCTACATCAAAATTGCAGATCAAACGTATCTATTAAATGTTGGAGTTGTTGATAAACTGCCTTTTCCTGTTGTGTTGGGTTTAGACCTCCCTGTACTATTTGATTTGCTGGACACTGACCATTCATGTTATGTTGCAGTGACAAGGGCGAGAGCTAAGCATGTGGAACCACTTCCAACACTTAGTGCTCTACCTTTCTTTGATGCAGACTTGGAGGCTACACCCGGGAAGTCTCGTAAGTCCCGTAAGCAAAGGAGGAAGGAGAAGTTCCAACACACTGCTGTTAAATTCTCTGATGACCCTGAGCCAGAATTGCCGTTAAATTTCAGAATCCCAGACAACATTGTTGAAATGCAATGCAGTGACCCAACCCTAAAACATCTTTTCCAGAGGACGGAGGAGAAAAACACGGAGACTATGCAAAATCATGGTGGAGAAAACTTTGTTCTGAGGAAAGGCATTCTCTATCGCCAGCAGGGGTCAGCATTTAAACTAGTGGTTCCTGAGGCTGTCAGAGAAATTGTGCTGACTTTAGGACATTCAGTTCCCTGGGCTGGCCACTTGGGGAAGCACAGAACCATGAACCGCATTAGGAAACATTTCTACTGGCCTGGCTTGAGTAAGGATGTTGcagttttttgtaaaacttGCCCTCAGTGCCAACTAACTTCTACCAGAGTCCCCTCCAAAGCTCCTCTACAACCATTACCAGTGATTAGCACCCCGTTTGAGAGGATAGGAATGGACATTGTTGGACCATTAGAAAGAAGCAAATCGGGCAATAGGTACATGTTGGTGATAACTGATTATGCCACCAAATACCCGGAGGTGTTCCCTTTAAAGACCATAAAGGCTAGAGAAGTTGCCTATTGCCTGGTGCAATTTTTTTCCAGAGTTGGGTTGCCTCTGGAGATCTTAACTGACCGGGGTACCAATTTTTTGTCCACGTTGCTGTCACAAGTATACCAACTTTTGGGCATCAAAAGCTTAAGAACCACTGCGTACCATCCTCAAACAGATGGCCTTACAGAGCGCTTCAATCAAACCATTAAGCAAATGCTAAGGAAATTTGTCAATGAGTCTGGAACAGATTGGGATAAGTGGTTGCCATACCTGTTATTTGCGTACAGAGAAGTACCACAAGCCTCCACTGGTTTTTCTCCATTCGAACTGTTATACGGACACGAAGTGAGAGGCCCTCTCTCTCTGCTCAAAGACATGTGGGAAGGGGATCGGCCTCATTCAGAGACTGTtaatgttgtttcttttgttgttcaGATGCGGGAACGGCTGGAAAAAATGAGTGAGCTGGCCCAAGCTCACATGGCAGAGGCTCAAAAACAGCAGAAGGTCTGGTATGATCGATCAGCTCGTCAGCGGTCATTCAGTCCTGGCCAGAAGGTGCTTGTTCTTCTTCCCAGCAGCGATAGCAAGTTGCTCACAAAATGGCAAGGCCCCTTTGAGGTTTTGCAGAGAATTGGGCAGACCACCTATCGTGTCTCAACACCTGGACAATCACGCTCCACCCGCCTACTTCATGTTAATCTCCTGAAAGAGTGGGTGGAAAGGGCTGAAAAGGAACAACAAGTTCTGCTTATCAGAAGGATCCCGGAAGAGGATGAGGTGGATGAGCAGTATCTTTCCTCAACTCTCTCACCAAATCAGGATCTGGATCATCTCTCTAAAGAGCAGCAACTTCAGGTGAGAGCCTTGTGCAGTACACCAGTATTCCAGGAGAACCCTGGGCGAACTGACATCATTCAGCATGACATCATCTTAAAAGACGGAGCTGTCGTGAAACGCAGGAGCTACAGGTTGCCTGAACGCCTTTTGACCAACCTGAAGGAGGAGGTGGATCTGATGCTCTCTCTGGGTGTGATTGAGCCATCTAAGAGTGAGTGGTGCAGCCCTGTAGTATTGGTCCCGAAGAAAGATGGGAGCATTAGGTTCTGCATAGACTTTAGGTACCTGAATTCAGTCTCCAAGTTTGACTCTTATCCAACTCCTCGTATTGATGATCTGATAGAGCGACTGGGATGTGCCAAATACCTGACCACCATAGATTTATGCAAGGGCTATTGGCAGGTCCCACTGACTCGTCACTCCAGAGAGCTGACTGCCTTCCGAACCCCATGGGGGTTGTTTCAATTTACTGTTCTACCCTTTGGACTTCATGGAGCTCCAGCCACCTTTCAGCGCCTCATGAATCAGGTACTATGTGGAGTTTCAGAGTTTGCTGCAGCCTATTTGGATGATATTGTTATTTTCAGTAATACCTGGGATGAGCACCTTGGACATTTGGAGAGGGTGCTGGATTGTCTCCAGGGGGCGGGACTAACTGTCAATCCTTCCAAATGTGTCTTTGCTAAACCCGAAACCGACTATCTGGGCTACATCATCGGCAATGGAATGATAAAACCGCAAACTGACAAAGTTTCAGCTATTCAGTCCTGTCCTTTGCCTGTCACTAAGAAGCAATTGAGATCTTTTTTGGGCATGGCTGGGTTTTATCACCGGTTCATCCCTCATTTTTCGGCCAGGGCAGCATTACTCACGGACCTAACTGGAGCCAGGAGTCCTAATAACCTCCAATGGACCAAAGAGGCAGAAGCAGCTTTTGAGGACATCAAGCGGGCATTAAGTAAGAACCCTGTCCTGTACAGTCCAAACTTTCAAAAGCCATTTATTCTACAGACAGATGCTTCTGATAGAGGTTTGGGGGCAGTGCTTCTACAAGGCCCTCCAGACGACAGACATCCGGTGGCCTTCATCAGTCGGAAACTGTTTCCACGAGAGGTTCAGTATTCAACCGTGGAGAAAGAAGCGCTGGGAATAAAGTGGGCCCTAGACTCCTTCAAGTACTACCTTCTTGGACGGGAGTTTACACTGGAAACCGACCACAAGGCCCTACAGTGGCTGGCAAGGATGAAGGACACAAATGGGAGAATTACCAGATGGTACCTAGCCATCCAACCATACTACTTCACCATCCACCACATCCCAGGAAGGAACAATTCCACTGCGGACTTCATCTCTCGCTGTCCCAGCGAGAGTCTTGAGGGGGAGGGTGTGTGAGGGCAGAACCCACTGCCCCACAGCTAAGTTAAgttcatttgttatatttttcttttgaataaaccatttcattttatttcacacatttcaTAACAAAATTGACTTAATGACTTGTGCACACATTTAGttaattttatattgttttgagTAATTCTATTCTTTGAGTTCTGTTTGAGGCCTGATGCTGGGGCAGAGGCTGGAGCAGGAAACTTCCTGATGATGTGGCAgtgggaggagctgaagaagttcCTGATGACTTGGAAAGGGAGGAGCATGGACAACTTCCATTTGGAGAAGATGGAGGGGAAAGACGAAGTGTATTCTTATGTTGgactattgtttgtattttttggaataTGTTAAGCTTGCTTTGAGGTACAAGTTCAGTTTCTGTTGAAGCGttaaattactagtaatttactactttaattaatatttaggttttgaatgttttgtatttgtgctCCCCTCCCTATTGTGTcattggtctgatcagccagtaTAAAATCTCCCTAATGTTTCCTGTAAGGGGGTCAGTTTGAGTTCAGttggtttgagcttttgttattgattcgctcagttacatttttgttaagttgaCCCCATTTTAATTTGAGCCCCTGTCGTGTTGtgttgggtaaaataaaaatccctgaTTTGAAGATCTTTTTGTCCTGTGGCTCAATCTCTGCCGAGCAGACCCTGACAGTTGCAATAACAACAGGAACATGATGATTTCTTTCAGTCACAGAACACTGACAACTTCAAGCTACCTAATACAATTTACTCATAAGGCATTCTTCTTATGCAAAATCCCAAAGtgctcaaataaaataaaaatgtaaataaaatatcaaagaaaATATACACAGTAAAGTCTTTGAGTTGATTATGTTATtctctaaaaacatttcaaaaacaaactctggtAGCTAGAGTTTGGCTATGATTGGCCAATCCTGAGGACTAATGATCTCAGTCATCCCAGAACTGTGTTCTATCTGATTGACTGTGAGAAAAGAGAGTGGTGCTCAAAAGACCCATCAACGTCCAGACCATCAACATGACTGGCATGCTGTGGCAGATCCATGAGAGACCTGTGCTGAAACAAAGGTTTGCAAACTTCAAGGGGATTTCTCTATTGGAAGAATTTCtgataaaaaacattacattttaatgttggtttcatgcagaaacacaaagaaagctCATTGCATTTTTTGACATACAGTACAGATGATTTTATTTGCATCCATCCGTTTTCTGTTCCTGCTTTGTGGAGTGCAGGGTCAGGGGGatttgctggagcctattccagTTTTTTTAGGACAAAGGCAAGGAATGACCTGGAGAGGTCACGATTCCACCGTAGGTGACCTGGAGAGGTCACCTATCCTCCGCATAGTATTTTATGTAagagaataaatattttttcacaaCTCTGTAACTATATCAATGTCTGcaagtttttcttgtttgataAACATGGAAATGACAAATTGATCATATAGATATTTCTAATAGACATTACAATAAGATGTGCTGATGTGAACTTATTGTGTATTAATGCTCTGTCTGTGATTTTTATGGGACCGCTGCCCTTCCTGGCTGTCGATCTTCATTGTGgagttttttagcatttttcttcagttttctcCAAGTCACGTTCAGGTTTCAACAAGAATCCTCCTTTATGcggcttttattttcattttgttgtcaTTGGgacaaaatattaatatttttttaactgtttttgaaTTAGCCCAAACTGTCTGAATTTCGTTTAGAATTATATAGATCCGATttttcccctcccctcaaaaAATACTGTTAACACACCAGCAAATACATTAACACATCAGGCCTGATCCTTCTTTTGTCCATCCAGTACCTCTTCCATCAGTCAGTCCAGTGCCCTAAAACTGTCCTAAATTACTTAATCTACAAGGCAACAGCACTCCAGAGAGGCTGGCGAGGGAGCCCGATCTGTGGGGGCTGTGAGGGGATTGCTGTAATTACTGGGATCTGTGCACCGTATTTATCTTTTCAAGGGACGGGTGATCCTGCCATAAAAAGCCCAACATTTGGCAGTTAACTAATGCACACCATTAGACTGATTGTGCTGGATTtgtgtttggtgtgtgtgtgtcccatATTTTCCTTCTGCTGTCATACACCGTGATTTGTGTTAAATAATGCTTGGTTGTTCTCTGTAATCCTGATTAAATGGGGGTTAATGTGTgtctgtttaactttttcactGAATCTCCAAGCGTGACCTTCCGCTGCTAACCAGTTTGCATAAATGAACTGGGCTTAtagaataaaattagaaaatcaGGAGCTGCAGAAGGATGATTTATAGGGTTAAGGTAACAAGTGGCTCTGTATATATGCACAATGTGACATTGAAGGAGACTAATATTTTTTCAGCTAAATAAAAAGCATTGTCTGGTGTGctcctttcatgaaaataaacCCCGACAGCTTTCAAAATCTGACATTAGGAGGAaaataagagggaaaaaaaataatgatcagaaaataaaattatcaCTCTTCTTGGATGTGgcagagaaacaaacagattGACCACGCTCTTCTTTCCAAAATCCTCCCCCGTGCAAGCAACATGTTCCTCACGTCCATCTtggctgtttctttttttttttttttcagatatttggtgtcagtgtgtgtgtgtgtgtgtgtgtgtttgtgtatacgTGCAAATGTTTGCGTGTGCATGTTGTGAAGACGGAGGCTGCACCAGGCTGTCCAGCCTACACACAAACCATCCTGTCGTTAAATCACCTTACTGTTCCATCCACCATCATCCCTGCCCCGAGCATGCTTttcatttgatgtgtgttttggttgAAATGAGAGACACATTGGGAGAggagactgaaaataaaaacgaaagGTTATCCGGAGAGGATGCATAAACATTGGAAGTCAAAGTTACTTTTGACTGAGCTTGGCATCCATGAAGAAAACTAACTTTTGCCATCTTTGCCACTTTAAGCTCCTGTTTAATCTTTCCTTACTGTCTCCTTTCTCCTACTTGTTCCTCATTAACTTTTATGTTTCTGACCTCAGAAACGGGCATGAGTACACAGATATATTACAGTAATTATCTAATTTTACAGTGCTATTAAATGTCACAGAAGTGCAGAGTTATAGCATTAATACAATAAAGAGGTTTTAGGCCAGAGGGATGATAACTTACTGCTGGATCAAACTGCAACAAACTGCTTGCTATGAATTTTTTCCAGTTTCGTTCAAGCAtcatttatgtttaattttttttattataaaaagcaACTCActtttcattcagaaaaaaaaaaattaagatcaagTTCCCCAGTTGTGTCCAAATTTGTATTACATGTCAAAGAATAGacacacatttttagaaataaaataaaaatatttattaaaggaCTTTAGTGCTCAAAATGAACAATTCAAACTTCGAGTCTGCATCACAAAGTAACAATTTAGGAGAAGacttcacatttttaaagtaatataTTTAGATTCGGCTAATTT is from Oryzias latipes chromosome 7, ASM223467v1 and encodes:
- the LOC111947659 gene encoding uncharacterized protein LOC111947659, encoding MAEVFVAARHRGQPWSYTAWKEKDGNNPAPQYRQRAASNVGVQSVRGGQPARVPICYLCGVEGHTKPMCPKKTKLTQMCVAPRFEAPEGPPVGVKLTPVEVNGELMTALIDTGSDQTLVHQQFISPHLITTKTIPVCCVHGDKKSYPTADVYIKIADQTYLLNVGVVDKLPFPVVLGLDLPVLFDLLDTDHSCYVAVTRARAKHVEPLPTLSALPFFDADLEATPGKSRKSRKQRRKEKFQHTAVKFSDDPEPELPLNFRIPDNIVEMQCSDPTLKHLFQRTEEKNTETMQNHGGENFVLRKGILYRQQGSAFKLVVPEAVREIVLTLGHSVPWAGHLGKHRTMNRIRKHFYWPGLSKDVAVFCKTCPQCQLTSTRVPSKAPLQPLPVISTPFERIGMDIVGPLERSKSGNRYMLVITDYATKYPEVFPLKTIKAREVAYCLVQFFSRVGLPLEILTDRGTNFLSTLLSQVYQLLGIKSLRTTAYHPQTDGLTERFNQTIKQMLRKFVNESGTDWDKWLPYLLFAYREVPQASTGFSPFELLYGHEVRGPLSLLKDMWEGDRPHSETVNVVSFVVQMRERLEKMSELAQAHMAEAQKQQKVWYDRSARQRSFSPGQKVLVLLPSSDSKLLTKWQGPFEVLQRIGQTTYRVSTPGQSRSTRLLHVNLLKEWVERAEKEQQVLLIRRIPEEDEVDEQYLSSTLSPNQDLDHLSKEQQLQVRALCSTPVFQENPGRTDIIQHDIILKDGAVVKRRSYRLPERLLTNLKEEVDLMLSLGVIEPSKSEWCSPVVLVPKKDGSIRFCIDFRYLNSVSKFDSYPTPRIDDLIERLGCAKYLTTIDLCKGYWQVPLTRHSRELTAFRTPWGLFQFTVLPFGLHGAPATFQRLMNQVLCGVSEFAAAYLDDIVIFSNTWDEHLGHLERVLDCLQGAGLTVNPSKCVFAKPETDYLGYIIGNGMIKPQTDKVSAIQSCPLPVTKKQLRSFLGMAGFYHRFIPHFSARAALLTDLTGARSPNNLQWTKEAEAAFEDIKRALSKNPVLYSPNFQKPFILQTDASDRGLGAVLLQGPPDDRHPVAFISRKLFPREVQYSTVEKEALGIKWALDSFKYYLLGREFTLETDHKALQWLARMKDTNGRITRWYLAIQPYYFTIHHIPGRNNSTADFISRCPSESLEGEGV